In Populus trichocarpa isolate Nisqually-1 chromosome 12, P.trichocarpa_v4.1, whole genome shotgun sequence, a genomic segment contains:
- the LOC7487091 gene encoding uncharacterized protein LOC7487091 gives MMGWRRVLKSLQALAAHSLLFSFTLFLVLKLDHVASYSWWLIFFPLWTFHGVVARGRFALPAPSVPHNRHWAPCHAVVATPLLIAFELLLCIYLESVYVYHIPAVNLKIVFIPLLAFEIIILIDNFRMCKALMPGEEESISDEAIWETLPHFWVAISMVFFVAATVFTLLKLCGDVGALGWWDLFINFSIAEFFAFLVCTKWSNPAIHRNSRTREVSSSSTTIRYLDWNGGLMVSPEENQHQDRMCGLQEIGGHIMKIPLIGFQVLLFMHLEGRPTGARNLPFLVLFSPLFLLQGAGVLFAASKLAEKLILLLRSEAGTGRYFRFSSRAHDCLGFLHHGSRLLGWWSIDEGSREEQARLYHGGDAGYNTFCGYPPEIVKKMPKKDLAEEVWRLQAALGEQTEITKYSQQEFERLTNEKVLCRVCFEGEISVVLLPCRHRILCSTCCEKCKKCPICRVSVEECLSVYDV, from the exons atgatgggCTGGCGAAGAGTATTGAAATCTTTACAGGCACTGGCCGCCCACagtcttctcttttctttcactCTCTTCCTCGTCCTCAAGCTTGATCACGTCGCCTCCTACTCCTGgtg gttaaTATTCTTCCCACTCTGGACATTCCATGGAGTTGTTGCTCGAGGAAGATTTGCATTACCTGCCCCATCAGTTCCACATAATCGTCAT TGGGCGCCGTGCCATGCGGTTGTGGCAACACCATTGCTTATTGCATTTGAACTGCTTCTTTGTATATATCTCGAAAGCGTTTATG TTTATCATATTCCAGCTGTAAACTTGAAGATTGTCTTTATTCCATTGTTGgcatttgaaataattattttaattgacaaTTTCAG AATGTGTAAGGCTCTAAtgccaggggaagaagaaagcatCAGTGATGAAGCGATATGGGAAACATTGCCT CACTTCTGGGTTGCAATTTCCATGGTTTTCTTTGTGGCTGCTACAGTCTTTACCCTCCTAAAGCTGTGCG GTGATGTGGGTGCACTTGGCTGGTGGGACTTGTTCATAAACTTTAG CATTGCAGAGTTCTTTGCCTTTCTCGTTTGTACGAAATGGTCTAATCCAGCGATCCACAGAAATTCTCGGACAAGAGAAGTTAGTTCATCTTCAACGACCATTAGATATCTTGATTGGAATGGTGGCTTAATGGTTTCTCCCGAGGAGAATCAACACCAGGACAGAATGTGCGGTCTGCAAGAAATTGGTGGCCATATTATGAAAATTCCTTTAATTGGTTTCCAAGTTCTACTTTTTATGCATTTAGAG ggaAGACCTACTGGTGCTAGAAATTTACCATTTTTGGTTCTTTTCTCTCCACTTTTCCTACTTCAAGGAGCTGGTGTATTGTTTGCTGCTTCTAAGTTGGCAGAAAAGCTTATTCTTTTATTGCGGAGCGAAGCTGGCACAGGAAGATATTTTAGATTTTCCTCAAGAGCTCATGACTGCTTGGGGTTCTTGCATCATGGTTCCAG GCTGCTGGGCTGGTGGTCAATTGATGAGGGAAGTCGAGAGGAACAGGCTCGATTGTACCATGGGGGAGATGCTGG TTATAATACTTTCTGTGGTTATCCTCCTGAGATAGTGAAGAAAATGCCTAAAAAGGATCTCGCTGAGGAG GTGTGGAGGCTGCAGGCAGCTCTTGGTGAGCAGACAGAAATCACAAAATACAGCCAGCAGGAGTTTGAAAGACTTACAAAT GAAAAAGTTTTATGTAGGGTGTGCTTTGAGGGAGAGATCAGTGTGGTTCTGCTCCCCTGTAGACATCGTATCCTTTGCAG CACCTGCTGTGAGAAGTGTAAAAAATGTCCAATTTGTCGTGTCTCTGTCGAGGAGTGCTTATCTGTGTACGACGTTTAG